A genomic region of Clavibacter michiganensis subsp. insidiosus contains the following coding sequences:
- a CDS encoding Gfo/Idh/MocA family oxidoreductase has translation MTPDAAHRPLRVVVCGTGFGRIHLRAVLARPELRLVGILARGGDASRALAARHGVPLWTDVAELPADVDLASVAVGSAVQGGPGSELVLALLARGIHVLQEHPAHPDEITAAARAARTAGVRYRLSTHYRHVRATRGFLASAERLRARSPLVHVDAAGPVHLLQPLVDVLGQAVGGLRPWAFADPVARPRELTALETRASPLTAIEGVVGGVPLSLRVHDELHPADRDNHALLWPRISLASEAGVLTLADVHGPVTWSPALHTRRDAAGRLDLDGGPARRALPRLSVWPDAPAPTAGQLFDDVWPDAVGHALGALVAEIRSGDGDALRSAQADITMARAWVDLTRRLGPPRSIRPGEPPRVTAEAILPAAEPAPGRGPSGGAAAGGAAAGASPGPAPADPYGPAAELFDLAAAAHAELTAAAVCRLLDGRDLSQAPVLDLGAGTGVIARAVARAHPEARIVAAEPSEPLRAVLTARILDADGLQERVTVTAGSAPDLDLPDRLSAVLLCGVLGHLDPGQRARLWTRIAERLLPGGVVVVETMGLEAGTRVPEARLARTSVGDDEVEWWFRADPAPDGLLDLRTRWRSREPGGREREVHDAYSWDPVGLEELAREAGMDLVRLPAAAGASLPLGALVPRPTDPPAG, from the coding sequence GTGACGCCCGACGCCGCCCACCGCCCGCTGCGCGTCGTCGTCTGCGGCACCGGCTTCGGCCGCATCCACCTCCGGGCCGTGCTCGCGCGCCCCGAGCTGCGGCTGGTCGGGATCCTCGCGCGCGGCGGCGACGCCTCCCGCGCGCTCGCGGCCCGGCACGGCGTGCCGCTGTGGACCGACGTCGCCGAGCTGCCCGCCGACGTCGACCTGGCCTCGGTCGCCGTCGGCTCGGCCGTGCAGGGCGGGCCCGGATCCGAGCTCGTGCTCGCGCTGCTCGCGCGCGGGATCCACGTGCTCCAGGAGCACCCGGCGCACCCCGACGAGATCACCGCGGCCGCCCGCGCCGCTCGGACGGCTGGCGTCCGCTACCGCCTCTCCACGCACTACCGGCACGTGCGCGCGACCCGCGGCTTCCTCGCGTCGGCCGAGCGGCTGCGGGCCAGGAGCCCGCTCGTGCACGTGGACGCCGCCGGTCCCGTGCACCTGCTGCAGCCGCTCGTCGACGTCCTCGGCCAGGCGGTCGGCGGGCTCCGGCCGTGGGCGTTCGCGGATCCCGTCGCGCGCCCGCGCGAGCTGACCGCGCTCGAGACGCGCGCGTCCCCGCTCACCGCGATCGAGGGCGTGGTCGGCGGCGTCCCGCTCTCCCTGCGCGTGCACGACGAGCTGCATCCCGCCGACCGCGACAACCACGCGCTGCTCTGGCCGCGCATCTCCCTCGCGTCGGAGGCGGGCGTGCTGACGCTCGCCGACGTGCACGGCCCCGTCACCTGGAGCCCGGCGCTGCACACCCGCCGCGACGCGGCCGGGCGGCTCGACCTCGACGGGGGTCCCGCCCGGCGCGCCCTGCCGCGCCTCAGCGTCTGGCCGGACGCGCCCGCGCCGACCGCGGGCCAGCTCTTCGACGACGTGTGGCCGGATGCGGTCGGGCACGCGCTCGGGGCGCTCGTGGCGGAGATCCGCTCGGGCGACGGCGACGCGCTCCGCTCGGCGCAGGCCGACATCACGATGGCGCGCGCGTGGGTGGACCTCACCCGGCGGCTCGGCCCGCCGCGGAGCATCCGCCCGGGCGAGCCGCCGCGGGTGACGGCCGAGGCGATCCTGCCCGCGGCGGAGCCGGCACCCGGGCGCGGTCCGTCGGGCGGCGCGGCGGCGGGCGGCGCGGCGGCGGGCGCGTCCCCCGGCCCGGCGCCCGCCGACCCCTACGGCCCCGCGGCCGAGCTCTTCGACCTCGCCGCCGCCGCGCACGCGGAGCTCACGGCCGCCGCGGTGTGCCGGCTCCTCGACGGCCGCGACCTGTCCCAGGCGCCCGTACTCGACCTCGGGGCGGGGACGGGCGTCATCGCGCGGGCCGTCGCGCGCGCGCACCCGGAGGCGCGGATCGTCGCCGCCGAGCCGTCCGAGCCGCTGCGGGCGGTGCTGACGGCGCGGATCCTCGACGCCGACGGCCTGCAGGAGCGCGTGACCGTGACCGCCGGATCCGCGCCCGACCTCGACCTGCCCGACCGCCTCTCCGCGGTGCTCCTCTGCGGCGTGCTCGGCCACCTCGATCCCGGGCAGCGCGCCCGGCTCTGGACCCGCATCGCGGAGCGGTTGCTGCCGGGCGGGGTCGTCGTGGTCGAGACGATGGGGCTCGAGGCCGGGACGCGCGTGCCCGAGGCGCGCCTGGCCCGCACGAGCGTGGGCGACGACGAGGTCGAGTGGTGGTTCCGGGCGGATCCCGCGCCCGACGGCCTCCTCGACCTGCGCACGCGCTGGCGCAGCCGCGAGCCCGGCGGCCGGGAGCGCGAGGTGCACGACGCGTACTCCTGGGATCCCGTGGGCCTCGAGGAGCTCGCCCGGGAGGCCGGCATGGACCTCGTGCGCCTGCCCGCCGCCGCCGGCGCGTCGCTCCCGCTCGGCGCGCTCGTGCCGCGGCCGACGGATCCGCCCGCCGGGTGA
- a CDS encoding thioesterase II family protein codes for MIETPRADGGWLRRVAATPDARIRLVCLPHAGGAASAYRGWAPFAPRGVEVLAVQYPGRADRYGDPVSPDLATLSADVAAAVDALPDHLPVVLFGHSMGALVAYETARVLAARGRPAARLVVSGRRAPTVRWGGTLHRQDDAALLADLERHSGTAPEILADDGMRRTVLACLRDDYRLVETHRTAAGPGPGCPVSVFSGDADPELRPAEAEAWHRLAGDAAAGGDLRVFRGGHFYLAERPAEVVEAIVSLLDPALAFPAPAESMFP; via the coding sequence ATGATCGAGACCCCGCGCGCCGACGGCGGCTGGCTGCGGCGCGTCGCCGCGACGCCCGATGCCCGCATCCGCCTCGTCTGCCTGCCGCACGCGGGCGGCGCGGCGTCCGCGTACCGCGGCTGGGCGCCGTTCGCGCCGCGGGGCGTCGAGGTCCTCGCGGTGCAGTACCCGGGCCGCGCGGACCGCTACGGCGATCCCGTCAGCCCCGATCTCGCGACGCTCTCCGCCGACGTCGCGGCGGCCGTCGACGCCCTGCCCGACCACCTGCCCGTCGTGCTCTTCGGGCACAGCATGGGCGCCCTGGTCGCCTACGAGACCGCGCGCGTCCTCGCCGCGCGCGGCCGCCCCGCCGCCCGGCTCGTCGTGTCGGGACGCCGCGCGCCGACCGTGCGGTGGGGCGGCACCCTGCACCGGCAGGACGACGCCGCGCTCCTCGCCGACCTGGAGCGGCACTCCGGGACGGCGCCCGAGATCCTCGCCGACGACGGCATGCGACGCACCGTCCTCGCCTGCCTGCGCGACGACTACCGGCTCGTGGAGACGCACCGCACCGCAGCGGGACCCGGGCCCGGCTGCCCGGTGAGCGTGTTCAGCGGCGACGCGGATCCCGAGCTGCGGCCCGCCGAGGCCGAGGCGTGGCACCGCCTCGCCGGCGACGCGGCGGCGGGCGGCGACCTCCGGGTCTTCCGCGGCGGCCACTTCTACCTGGCCGAGCGGCCGGCCGAGGTGGTCGAGGCGATCGTCTCCCTGCTGGATCCCGCGCTCGCGTTCCCCGCCCCGGCGGAGTCGATGTTCCCGTGA
- a CDS encoding class I SAM-dependent methyltransferase: MTLDLQDYSPGAEFYDLVARRHTEALAGVLAEALAGAPAGTAAGTDADPGTVVELGAGTGRVTRLLADLVPDAPILAAEPSPVMRAVLRSRVHEDPALRRRVTIRPETAQELVLPDRIRAVVLIGVAGHLGSDDRADLWRRCLERLVPGGAVVVDLMGTSARSLPPTRLLRERIGTQDYEWWTTAEPGRDGATRFTTRWLVLDGARTVREVRGGYEWHSLDPATLAREAGRSWTVLRGGAEEAATEVAVLRR; this comes from the coding sequence GTGACGCTGGATCTCCAGGACTACTCCCCGGGCGCCGAGTTCTACGACCTCGTTGCCCGACGCCACACGGAGGCGCTCGCGGGCGTGCTCGCCGAGGCGCTGGCGGGCGCCCCGGCGGGCACGGCAGCCGGCACCGACGCCGACCCCGGGACCGTCGTGGAGCTCGGCGCGGGCACCGGCCGCGTCACGCGGCTGCTCGCCGACCTCGTGCCCGACGCGCCGATCCTCGCCGCGGAGCCGTCCCCCGTCATGCGCGCCGTGCTGCGCAGCCGCGTGCACGAGGATCCCGCCCTGCGCCGCCGGGTCACCATCCGCCCCGAGACGGCGCAGGAGCTCGTGCTGCCCGACCGGATCCGCGCGGTCGTGCTGATCGGCGTCGCCGGCCACCTCGGGAGCGACGACCGGGCCGACCTGTGGCGACGCTGCCTCGAGCGGCTGGTGCCCGGCGGCGCGGTCGTCGTCGACCTGATGGGCACGAGCGCGCGCTCGCTCCCGCCGACGCGCCTCCTGCGCGAGCGCATCGGCACCCAGGACTACGAGTGGTGGACCACGGCCGAGCCCGGCCGCGACGGCGCCACCCGCTTCACCACCCGCTGGCTCGTGCTCGACGGCGCGAGGACGGTGCGCGAGGTCCGAGGAGGATACGAATGGCACAGCCTGGACCCGGCGACGCTCGCCCGGGAGGCGGGCCGGTCGTGGACCGTGCTCCGCGGCGGGGCCGAGGAGGCGGCGACCGAGGTCGCGGTGCTCCGCCGATGA
- a CDS encoding ABC transporter ATP-binding protein, whose amino-acid sequence MTDAADATTATPAAEAPTTVADAVRSVRGRLAAAVLVQAAASASGLAAVVAVAEIGRAAVSDPGGPPAWGAVILAAVAGLAGLLLSAAADTLTHLADADLQLDLRRRVVARLGRVPLSWFDDHDAGRVRQAVQQDVAALHALVAHTLLDVTRLVVVTVASLAYLLTLDVPLALVCLLPLVAGVALFARAMAGAMSSMAEYGRASAEIAGSVVEFVDGIQVVRSFGRPGRAHARSLRAVDAFAAFFGAWVARTTAATTASWLTVSPIGVLALVVPVGGAMVAAGALPAADLAPFLLLAPAMAAPVGVIGPRAQAIRGAVDAAASVDEVLRAPAEPAVADPREPDARRGPGLVLRGVGFSYDGERDALRDVDLDLPPGSVTAVVGPSGSGKSTLAALVARLRLPSRGTVELGGVDVRDATPSAWHARVGCVLQDTVLLRDTALENLRLGRPDAPLDEVRAAARIAQVDDVIEALSDGYATVLDPRGGLSGGEAQRIALARALVADCPVLVLDEPMAHADPSTAGRMRRALDHATRDRTVLVVAHRLETVEHADRIVVMDAGRVAEQGTHAELLARDGLYARLLRAGAPTATGPTTTTDTPGEGR is encoded by the coding sequence ATGACGGACGCCGCCGACGCGACGACCGCGACCCCCGCCGCCGAGGCGCCCACCACGGTCGCCGACGCCGTCCGGTCCGTGCGCGGCCGGCTGGCGGCCGCCGTCCTGGTGCAGGCGGCGGCCTCCGCGAGCGGGCTCGCCGCGGTCGTCGCCGTCGCCGAGATCGGCCGCGCCGCGGTGTCCGACCCGGGCGGCCCGCCGGCGTGGGGCGCCGTGATCCTCGCCGCCGTCGCCGGCCTCGCGGGCCTCCTGCTCTCCGCGGCCGCCGACACCCTCACGCACCTCGCCGACGCCGACCTCCAGCTCGACCTCCGGCGCCGGGTCGTCGCGCGGCTCGGCCGGGTCCCGCTCTCCTGGTTCGACGACCACGACGCCGGCCGGGTGCGCCAGGCCGTGCAGCAGGACGTGGCGGCGCTGCACGCGCTCGTGGCGCACACGCTGCTCGACGTCACGCGGCTCGTCGTCGTCACCGTCGCGTCGCTCGCCTACCTGCTGACGCTCGACGTGCCGCTCGCGCTCGTGTGCCTCCTGCCGCTCGTCGCCGGCGTCGCGCTGTTCGCGCGCGCCATGGCGGGTGCCATGTCGTCCATGGCCGAGTACGGGCGCGCGTCGGCCGAGATCGCGGGCAGCGTGGTGGAGTTCGTCGACGGGATCCAGGTGGTGCGCTCCTTCGGCCGGCCCGGCCGCGCCCACGCCCGCTCCCTGCGGGCGGTCGACGCCTTCGCCGCGTTCTTCGGCGCCTGGGTCGCGCGGACCACGGCGGCCACCACCGCGTCCTGGCTGACGGTCTCGCCGATCGGCGTGCTCGCCCTCGTCGTCCCCGTGGGCGGCGCGATGGTCGCGGCGGGCGCGCTCCCCGCCGCCGACCTCGCGCCGTTCCTCCTGCTCGCGCCCGCGATGGCGGCGCCCGTGGGCGTGATCGGCCCGCGCGCGCAGGCCATCCGGGGCGCCGTCGACGCGGCCGCCTCCGTCGACGAGGTGCTGCGCGCGCCGGCCGAGCCCGCGGTCGCCGACCCGCGCGAGCCCGACGCCCGCCGCGGCCCGGGCCTCGTGCTCCGCGGCGTCGGCTTCTCCTACGACGGGGAGCGCGACGCGCTCCGGGACGTCGACCTCGACCTGCCCCCAGGATCCGTGACGGCGGTCGTCGGCCCGTCCGGCTCCGGCAAGTCCACCCTCGCGGCCCTCGTCGCCCGCCTGCGCCTGCCCAGCCGCGGCACCGTGGAGCTCGGCGGCGTGGACGTGCGCGACGCGACCCCGTCGGCCTGGCACGCCCGGGTCGGCTGCGTGCTCCAGGACACGGTGCTGCTGCGCGACACGGCGCTCGAGAACCTCCGGCTGGGCCGCCCCGACGCGCCGCTCGACGAGGTGCGCGCCGCCGCCCGGATCGCCCAGGTCGACGACGTCATCGAGGCGCTCTCGGACGGCTACGCCACCGTGCTGGATCCGCGCGGCGGCCTCTCCGGCGGCGAGGCCCAGCGCATCGCCCTCGCCCGCGCGCTCGTCGCCGACTGCCCGGTGCTGGTGCTCGACGAGCCGATGGCGCACGCCGACCCGAGCACGGCCGGGCGCATGCGGCGCGCCCTCGACCACGCGACCCGGGACCGGACCGTGCTGGTCGTCGCGCACCGGCTGGAGACGGTGGAGCACGCCGACCGCATCGTCGTGATGGACGCGGGCCGCGTCGCGGAGCAGGGCACGCACGCGGAGCTCCTGGCCCGCGACGGCCTGTACGCACGGCTCCTCCGCGCGGGCGCGCCCACGGCGACCGGGCCGACGACGACGACCGACACCCCCGGGGAGGGACGCTGA
- a CDS encoding ABC transporter ATP-binding protein produces the protein MRAIDEARRTLGPAGERELRPVVARMAAASVLHGAAALSLVPVLERLFGADPASAWPWIALFLLLAAAHLAVQARAQSAAFGAGVRAANALHHRIGDHVVRLPLAWFDATHRAELTAAAGGSVLASMGVPAYLLRPLITAAVVPAVIALGLLVVDPPLGAALLVAAPVLVLALRVGGRIMARADAERTAADTGIGERVVEFAQAQHVLRAHGRTGRDAGLVDAILVRHRAASRALIGRTVAGLVAFGAVMRVVLVVALVIAVDRAVGGPVDPGRTVAALVLVFHAADLVGQGAELAVGVRAARRDVQAVGRILDAAPIPEPQPASARVPAGADVELDGVSFSYPGSRAEAVAGLDATLPAGRMTALVGPSGSGKTTVARLLARAADVTGGSVRIGGVDVRDMALADVAANVSTVFQDVHLLAGTLGDNVRIADPDADDAAVVDALRRAGLPLGDGLDLDTPVGEGGRQLSGGQRQRVSIARVLLKDAPVVVLDEATAALDAESAAAVGEAIRLLRGHRTLLVIAHRLDTVRSADEILVLDGGRLVQRGTHDELAGEPGVYAEFLADLVASDGWRVRAQYS, from the coding sequence ATGCGCGCGATCGACGAGGCCAGGCGGACCCTGGGGCCCGCGGGCGAGCGGGAGCTGCGCCCGGTCGTGGCGCGGATGGCGGCCGCGTCCGTGCTGCACGGCGCGGCGGCCCTGTCCCTCGTGCCGGTGCTGGAGCGGCTCTTCGGCGCGGATCCGGCGTCCGCGTGGCCGTGGATCGCCCTCTTCCTGCTCCTCGCCGCCGCCCACCTCGCCGTGCAGGCCCGCGCGCAGTCGGCCGCGTTCGGCGCGGGCGTCCGGGCGGCGAACGCGCTGCACCACCGCATCGGCGACCACGTGGTGCGCCTCCCGCTGGCCTGGTTCGACGCCACCCATCGCGCGGAGCTGACGGCCGCGGCGGGCGGCAGCGTGCTCGCGTCGATGGGCGTGCCCGCGTACCTGCTGCGTCCGCTCATCACCGCGGCCGTGGTGCCCGCGGTCATCGCGCTGGGCCTCCTGGTGGTGGATCCCCCGCTCGGCGCCGCCCTGCTCGTGGCCGCGCCCGTGCTCGTGCTGGCCCTCCGCGTCGGCGGCCGGATCATGGCGCGCGCCGACGCCGAGCGCACCGCGGCGGACACGGGGATCGGCGAGCGCGTCGTCGAGTTCGCGCAGGCCCAGCACGTGCTGCGCGCGCACGGCCGCACCGGGCGCGACGCGGGCCTCGTCGACGCGATCCTCGTGCGGCACCGCGCCGCGTCCCGCGCGCTCATCGGCCGCACCGTCGCGGGGCTGGTGGCCTTCGGCGCCGTGATGCGCGTCGTGCTCGTGGTGGCGCTCGTCATCGCGGTCGACCGCGCCGTCGGCGGCCCCGTCGACCCGGGGCGTACGGTCGCGGCGCTCGTGCTCGTCTTCCACGCCGCCGACCTCGTGGGCCAGGGGGCGGAGCTGGCGGTCGGCGTGCGCGCCGCGCGCCGCGACGTCCAGGCCGTGGGCCGGATCCTCGACGCCGCCCCCATCCCCGAGCCGCAGCCCGCCTCGGCGCGCGTGCCCGCCGGCGCCGACGTGGAGCTCGACGGCGTGTCCTTCTCCTACCCGGGTTCCCGGGCCGAGGCCGTCGCGGGCCTCGACGCCACGCTGCCCGCCGGCCGCATGACCGCGCTCGTGGGGCCGTCCGGATCCGGCAAGACCACGGTCGCCCGGCTCCTCGCCCGCGCCGCCGACGTGACCGGCGGATCCGTGCGCATCGGCGGGGTCGACGTCCGCGACATGGCGCTCGCCGACGTGGCCGCGAACGTGTCCACGGTCTTCCAGGACGTCCACCTGCTCGCGGGCACGCTCGGCGACAACGTACGCATCGCGGATCCCGACGCCGACGACGCCGCCGTGGTGGACGCGCTGCGCCGCGCCGGCCTGCCGCTCGGCGACGGGCTCGACCTCGACACTCCCGTGGGCGAGGGCGGCCGCCAGCTGTCGGGCGGCCAGCGCCAGCGCGTCTCGATCGCCCGCGTGCTCCTGAAGGACGCGCCCGTGGTCGTGCTCGACGAGGCCACGGCGGCGCTCGACGCGGAGAGCGCCGCGGCCGTGGGCGAGGCGATCCGGCTCCTGCGCGGGCACCGCACCCTGCTCGTGATCGCGCACCGGCTCGACACCGTGCGGAGCGCCGACGAGATCCTCGTGCTCGACGGCGGCCGCCTGGTGCAGCGCGGCACGCACGACGAGCTCGCCGGCGAGCCGGGCGTCTACGCCGAGTTCCTCGCCGACCTCGTCGCGTCGGACGGCTGGCGGGTGCGGGCCCAGTACTCGTAG
- a CDS encoding GNAT family N-acetyltransferase, producing MSLDAGSGVGAAAVTAMDPRAAAALLDDLADRGWPAEHRERHAAWTLRAAGGVTKRANSALPVGPVDDPDAALDAVEAFARDQGIDACVQVSPASEPADLSSRLAARGYMAEARTLVQVADAGAVAERLADAAPADPALQVAVADAPDDAWLDAWWSVDGRGGSAELAVARGILERGPSVYAAVRDGDRVLATARLALVGGWGGLFAVATRPEARRRGLSRAAMGAAVRAGAERGITDLWLQVVAENHGARALYEGLGFAPASRYEYWARTRQPSDATRSARNSA from the coding sequence GTGAGCCTCGACGCCGGATCCGGGGTCGGAGCCGCCGCCGTGACCGCGATGGACCCGCGCGCCGCGGCCGCCCTGCTGGACGACCTGGCCGACCGCGGCTGGCCGGCCGAGCACCGCGAGCGGCACGCGGCATGGACCCTCCGCGCCGCCGGCGGCGTGACGAAGCGCGCGAACTCGGCGCTCCCGGTCGGCCCCGTCGACGACCCGGACGCCGCCCTGGACGCGGTCGAGGCGTTCGCGCGCGACCAGGGGATCGACGCGTGCGTGCAGGTGTCGCCCGCGTCGGAGCCGGCCGACCTCTCCTCCCGGCTGGCCGCCCGCGGCTACATGGCCGAGGCGCGCACGCTCGTGCAGGTCGCCGACGCCGGCGCGGTGGCCGAGCGCCTGGCGGACGCGGCGCCCGCGGATCCCGCGCTCCAGGTCGCGGTCGCCGACGCGCCCGACGACGCCTGGCTGGACGCGTGGTGGAGCGTGGACGGGCGCGGCGGATCCGCGGAGCTCGCCGTCGCCCGCGGGATCCTCGAGCGCGGCCCGTCCGTGTACGCCGCCGTCCGCGACGGCGACCGCGTGCTCGCCACCGCGCGCCTCGCGCTCGTGGGCGGCTGGGGCGGGCTCTTCGCCGTCGCGACGCGCCCCGAGGCCCGACGGCGCGGCCTGTCTCGGGCGGCCATGGGAGCCGCGGTCCGGGCGGGCGCCGAGCGGGGGATCACCGACCTCTGGCTGCAGGTCGTGGCCGAGAACCACGGTGCCCGGGCACTGTACGAGGGGCTCGGCTTCGCGCCCGCCTCGCGCTACGAGTACTGGGCCCGCACCCGCCAGCCGTCCGACGCGACGAGGTCGGCGAGGAACTCGGCGTAG
- a CDS encoding dipeptidase, translating to MTDAPAPAPAPAPAASALADRVGRLLDAQGIVDGHDDLAWALRERAVREGGPSASVADDVIARLAVEDAVPGLHTDLPRLARGRVAAQFWSVWVPDLPGIDPVRSTIEQIDVVRRLVAAHPDRLALAVTADDVERVVASGRVASLLGMEGGHSIGGSLGALRTMRALGVRYMTLTHNANVAWADSATDAPVHHGLSPAGERVVAEMERIGMLVDLSHVSADVMRHALRIARRPVLFSHSGARAESDVPRNVPDDVLQSLPANGGVCMATFVPQFVSPAVAEWHEETLALAVAEGVDPRDHEGVQAVAARRPGERPRATLADVVRHVERIREVAGPRHVGLGGDYDGVDRTPDGLEDVSCYPALIAALAERGWSDDDLRAIAGGNALRVLRAADADDDVSRGAADAGALA from the coding sequence ATGACGGACGCCCCCGCACCCGCACCCGCACCCGCACCCGCCGCCTCCGCGCTCGCCGACCGCGTCGGGCGCCTGCTCGACGCGCAGGGGATCGTCGACGGCCACGACGACCTCGCCTGGGCGCTCCGCGAGCGCGCGGTGCGGGAGGGCGGGCCGAGCGCGTCCGTCGCCGACGACGTGATCGCGCGCCTCGCCGTGGAGGATGCCGTGCCCGGCCTGCACACCGACCTGCCGCGCCTCGCGCGCGGCCGGGTGGCGGCGCAGTTCTGGTCGGTGTGGGTGCCGGACCTGCCCGGCATCGACCCCGTGCGCTCGACCATCGAGCAGATCGACGTCGTGCGCCGCCTCGTCGCCGCGCACCCGGACCGGCTCGCGCTCGCCGTGACCGCCGACGACGTGGAGCGTGTCGTCGCATCCGGCCGCGTCGCCTCGCTCCTCGGCATGGAGGGCGGCCACTCGATCGGCGGATCCCTCGGCGCGCTGCGGACCATGCGCGCGCTCGGCGTGCGGTACATGACGCTCACGCACAACGCGAACGTGGCGTGGGCCGACTCGGCGACCGACGCGCCCGTGCACCACGGGCTGAGCCCGGCGGGCGAGCGCGTGGTGGCCGAGATGGAGCGGATCGGCATGCTCGTCGACCTGTCGCACGTGTCGGCCGACGTGATGCGGCACGCGCTGCGGATCGCCCGGCGGCCGGTGCTGTTCTCGCACTCGGGGGCGCGCGCGGAGTCCGACGTGCCGCGGAACGTGCCCGACGACGTGCTCCAGTCCCTGCCCGCGAACGGCGGCGTCTGCATGGCCACGTTCGTGCCGCAGTTCGTGTCGCCCGCGGTCGCGGAGTGGCACGAGGAGACGCTGGCGCTCGCCGTGGCCGAGGGCGTGGACCCGCGCGACCACGAGGGCGTGCAGGCCGTCGCCGCCCGCCGGCCCGGGGAGCGGCCGCGCGCGACGCTCGCCGACGTCGTGCGGCACGTGGAGCGGATCCGCGAGGTCGCCGGCCCCCGGCACGTGGGCCTCGGCGGCGACTACGACGGCGTCGACCGCACGCCCGACGGGCTCGAGGACGTCTCCTGCTATCCGGCCCTGATCGCCGCGCTCGCCGAGCGCGGCTGGTCGGACGACGACCTCCGCGCGATCGCGGGCGGCAACGCGCTGCGCGTGCTGCGGGCGGCGGACGCGGACGACGACGTGTCCCGCGGGGCGGCGGACGCGGGGGCGCTGGCGTGA
- a CDS encoding aldo/keto reductase produces MTYVAHPDRYSSMPYRRSGRSGLKLPELSLGLWHNFGTARPIDTQRAIVRRAFDLGITHFDLANNYGPPPGSAETAFGRILAEDLRPYRDEIVISSKAGYLMWDGPYGEWGSRKSMLASLDQSLGRMGLEYVDVFYSHRPDPETPIEETMGALATAVHQGKALYAGISNYSPEQTERAVAALAEHRVPLTIHQPSYSMFNRHVEGGLLPVLEEAGSGCIVFSPLAQGLLTDRYLSGSIPADSRAATSGFLDESAVSSVYLERARGLQAVAEGRGQTLAQLALSWVLRHPGITSALIGASSVEQLEQNVAAAGAPALTDDELAVIEPFAVDGTGR; encoded by the coding sequence ATGACCTACGTCGCTCATCCCGATCGCTACTCGTCCATGCCGTACCGCCGCTCCGGCCGCAGCGGCCTCAAGCTCCCCGAGCTGTCGCTCGGCCTGTGGCACAACTTCGGCACCGCCCGCCCGATCGACACCCAGCGCGCCATCGTCCGCCGCGCGTTCGACCTCGGGATCACGCACTTCGACCTCGCCAACAACTACGGCCCGCCTCCCGGCAGCGCCGAGACCGCGTTCGGCCGGATCCTCGCCGAGGACCTCCGCCCGTACCGCGACGAGATCGTCATCTCCTCCAAGGCCGGCTACCTCATGTGGGACGGCCCCTACGGCGAGTGGGGCTCCCGGAAGTCGATGCTCGCGTCGCTCGACCAGAGCCTCGGCCGCATGGGCCTCGAGTACGTCGACGTCTTCTACTCGCACCGGCCGGATCCCGAGACGCCCATCGAGGAGACCATGGGCGCGCTCGCGACCGCGGTGCACCAGGGCAAGGCGCTCTACGCCGGCATCAGCAACTACTCGCCCGAGCAGACGGAGCGCGCGGTGGCGGCGCTCGCCGAGCACAGGGTGCCGCTGACCATCCACCAGCCGAGCTACTCCATGTTCAACCGGCACGTCGAGGGCGGGCTGCTGCCCGTGCTGGAGGAGGCGGGATCCGGCTGCATCGTGTTCTCGCCGCTCGCGCAGGGGCTGCTCACCGACCGGTACCTGTCGGGATCCATCCCCGCCGACTCGCGCGCCGCGACCAGCGGGTTCCTCGACGAGTCCGCGGTCTCGTCCGTCTACCTGGAGCGGGCGCGCGGCCTGCAGGCGGTGGCCGAGGGGCGCGGGCAGACGCTCGCGCAGCTCGCGCTGTCGTGGGTGCTGCGGCACCCCGGGATCACGAGCGCGCTCATCGGCGCGTCGAGCGTGGAGCAGCTGGAGCAGAACGTGGCCGCGGCCGGCGCCCCGGCGCTGACGGACGACGAGCTGGCGGTGATCGAGCCGTTCGCGGTCGACGGCACCGGGCGCTGA